A region from the Sutcliffiella horikoshii genome encodes:
- the spoVAC gene encoding stage V sporulation protein AC has protein sequence MSKKDKQLTPEQKAYQKLEQKIELKRPVWKNCIIAFLVGGVFCIVGQAIQLMYIYFFNFTEVTAGNPTVATMIFIAMLLTGFGVYDRIAQFAGAGSAVPVTGFGNAVISACIEHKTEGYVLGVGSNMFKLAGSVILFGVFSAFVVALVKTIVVSIGGF, from the coding sequence GTGAGCAAGAAGGATAAGCAACTAACACCAGAACAGAAAGCCTATCAGAAGTTGGAACAGAAAATTGAGTTGAAGCGACCGGTTTGGAAGAATTGCATCATCGCCTTTTTGGTGGGTGGCGTCTTTTGTATTGTGGGACAGGCAATTCAATTAATGTACATATATTTCTTTAATTTTACAGAAGTGACGGCGGGAAATCCGACTGTCGCTACCATGATATTTATCGCCATGTTGCTCACAGGATTTGGTGTGTATGACCGGATTGCGCAGTTTGCCGGAGCGGGAAGTGCCGTACCTGTAACAGGGTTCGGGAACGCCGTCATTTCTGCTTGCATTGAACATAAAACAGAAGGTTACGTGCTTGGGGTAGGTTCTAATATGTTCAAACTCGCAGGTTCGGTTATTTTGTTCGGCGTATTCTCGGCGTTTGTCGTTGCGCTTGTGAAGACGATTGTTGTTTCGATAGGAGGGTTCTAA
- a CDS encoding YhcN/YlaJ family sporulation lipoprotein, with protein MKAVAFVVILVMSLSALGACGQGEVKERVEDTVMRTSSEQKEKSDKEQRAEEIAKDFKEVKGAIAYDTEDELVVAFHVTQYQKFFTEKIEKKVKKALEKEFPDENVVVSHDLKIRLEIERLRRDVEQNEISEKELEKRIEKMKTLREEKA; from the coding sequence GTGAAAGCGGTGGCGTTTGTAGTGATTTTGGTGATGTCTTTGAGTGCGTTAGGAGCGTGCGGGCAAGGTGAGGTGAAAGAAAGAGTCGAGGATACTGTCATGAGGACTTCTAGTGAACAAAAGGAGAAGTCTGACAAAGAACAACGGGCAGAGGAGATTGCGAAAGATTTCAAAGAGGTAAAAGGTGCAATTGCATATGATACGGAAGACGAATTGGTAGTTGCTTTTCATGTGACACAGTATCAGAAGTTTTTTACGGAGAAGATTGAAAAAAAGGTGAAAAAAGCATTGGAAAAAGAGTTTCCAGATGAAAATGTGGTTGTTTCCCATGATTTAAAGATTCGCCTTGAAATTGAAAGGCTTAGAAGAGATGTAGAGCAGAATGAGATTTCTGAAAAAGAGTTGGAAAAGCGGATTGAGAAAATGAAGACACTACGTGAAGAAAAAGCATAG
- a CDS encoding DUF1360 domain-containing protein gives MLESWFWFVLLGLASFRLTRLIVLDKIAGFIRKPFMEEIEEKNDKGEIEEYIIIKGKGLRRWIGELLSCYWCTGVWVTTGLYLLMTFYPFIGEPVLIIFGAAGVAGILESIVARIID, from the coding sequence TTGCTTGAAAGCTGGTTTTGGTTTGTTCTGCTTGGACTTGCCAGTTTCCGTTTAACAAGGCTTATTGTACTGGATAAGATTGCCGGTTTTATCCGAAAGCCTTTTATGGAAGAAATTGAGGAGAAGAATGATAAGGGAGAAATAGAGGAATACATCATCATTAAAGGAAAAGGGCTCAGACGCTGGATTGGGGAGCTGCTGAGCTGTTACTGGTGTACCGGGGTTTGGGTTACAACAGGATTGTATCTTTTAATGACGTTTTATCCTTTTATAGGGGAGCCTGTACTGATTATTTTTGGTGCAGCAGGTGTTGCAGGGATTCTAGAAAGTATCGTGGCAAGAATTATCGATTAA